One segment of Rhodopirellula baltica SH 1 DNA contains the following:
- a CDS encoding metallophosphoesterase family protein: MSHRRILHAADIHLDSPLQKLDAYEDAPVDEIREASRRALENMTDLAIEEQVDLVVIAGDLYDGDWPDQNTGLFFVKQATRLVNEKIHVAVIRGNHDAANKMTSNLPLPKNPDGSDILLSEKKVDQRVLEDLGIVIHGRSYAKRAETGDMAAEYPSPIGGMFNLGILHTGLSGLDGHDPYAPCSPQQLADKGYDYWALGHIHLRGEHQIKGTAPVVFSGNIQGRHIRESGPKGCILVDVDARNQTQRRFVPLDVVRFETFDANAGEWSHTDELMDAYEDWMNDQLQLAEDRLLVTRVILSGESRLHHQWMREQSNLEASLRATSVTHGHGQVWLERLKIKTSAEADRSNTEQHDANQEGPLQSILSVVEELKSSGGDSEWMANELSPLLKKLPTEFSGDQAPIRLDNTEERHEWIEAATTELLARLQGGKR, from the coding sequence TTGAGTCACCGCCGCATCCTTCACGCCGCCGACATTCATCTGGACAGCCCCCTGCAGAAACTCGACGCCTACGAAGACGCTCCCGTCGACGAAATTCGCGAGGCATCCCGGCGGGCACTCGAAAACATGACGGACTTGGCGATTGAAGAACAAGTCGACTTGGTCGTCATCGCGGGCGACCTCTACGACGGGGATTGGCCCGATCAAAACACCGGTTTGTTCTTTGTCAAACAAGCCACCCGCTTGGTCAACGAAAAAATTCACGTCGCCGTCATCCGTGGCAACCACGACGCCGCCAACAAAATGACGTCGAACCTGCCGCTGCCAAAGAACCCCGACGGCTCCGACATTCTGCTCAGCGAAAAGAAAGTCGACCAACGAGTTCTCGAAGACCTCGGCATCGTGATCCACGGCCGATCCTATGCCAAGCGAGCCGAAACCGGTGACATGGCCGCTGAATACCCCTCACCGATCGGCGGCATGTTCAACCTCGGCATCCTGCACACCGGTTTGTCGGGCTTGGACGGTCACGATCCCTACGCTCCCTGTTCCCCGCAACAACTGGCCGACAAAGGCTACGACTACTGGGCACTCGGCCACATCCACTTGCGCGGCGAACATCAAATCAAAGGCACCGCACCGGTTGTCTTCAGCGGCAACATCCAAGGCCGACACATTCGCGAATCGGGACCGAAAGGTTGCATCTTGGTCGACGTCGACGCTCGCAACCAAACCCAACGTCGGTTCGTCCCACTCGACGTCGTTCGCTTCGAAACGTTCGATGCCAACGCGGGCGAATGGTCACACACCGATGAATTGATGGACGCCTACGAAGACTGGATGAACGACCAACTTCAACTGGCGGAGGACCGGTTGCTTGTCACCCGAGTCATCTTGTCGGGCGAATCACGCCTGCATCACCAATGGATGCGTGAACAATCCAACCTGGAAGCGTCGCTGCGAGCCACTTCCGTCACTCACGGCCACGGACAGGTTTGGCTGGAACGATTGAAGATCAAAACCTCGGCCGAAGCCGATCGTTCCAACACCGAACAACACGATGCGAATCAAGAAGGCCCGCTGCAAAGCATCCTGTCCGTCGTCGAAGAGCTCAAATCAAGTGGAGGCGACTCAGAATGGATGGCCAACGAACTTTCGCCTCTGCTGAAAAAGCTGCCAACCGAGTTCAGCGGCGACCAAGCCCCAATCCGCTTGGACAACACGGAAGAACGTCATGAATGGATCGAAGCAGCAACGACAGAACTGCTCGCCCGACTGCAAGGAGGCAAACGATGA